From a single Brassica napus cultivar Da-Ae chromosome C9, Da-Ae, whole genome shotgun sequence genomic region:
- the LOC125593359 gene encoding cysteine-rich receptor-like protein kinase 41, with translation MVMTCSSSRPQHLLFFSFLFFFIPFLSLAQLITVNIDSSIWNFPSNTACLSKQSNFSGSLFSNNLNRLVSSIPSRHSNTYNFYHFSVGDQERVEATGLCNRVLTRVDCLNCISQAAVNLTTTTYCPAHREAYVRATKCMFRYSDKPILGKLETSPVLEAAKPNDAAGDKDEFIRLQSELLNRLRQEAAAGGVKRKYAQGNGTGPQPNTTFFASVQCTPDLSERDCNKCLNYGFGNATKGRLGLRWFCPSCSFQIETNLRFFLIESEYESDLPRKPRPEQSSAWMSKNERRLLIHDWTEGVVC, from the exons ATGGTTATGACATGTTCTTCTTCTCGACCACAACACTTGCTGTTCTTCTCGTTCTTGTTCTTTTTCATCCCTTTTCTCAGCTTAGCACAACTAATCACCGTCAACATAGACAGTTCTATATGGAACTTCCCTTCAAACACAGCATGTTTATCCAAACAAAGCAACTTCTCCGGATCTTTATTCTCCAACAACCTTAACCGTCTTGTCTCATCAATCCCTTCTCGCCATTCAAACACCTACAACTTCTACCACTTCTCGGTCGGAGATCAAGAACGAGTAGAAGCCACTGGACTCTGCAACAGAGTCCTCACACGAGTAGATTGTCTCAACTGTATCTCCCAAGCTGCAGTAAACCTAACCACCACAACTTACTGTCCAGCTCATAGAGAAGCTTACGTACGTGCCACGAAATGTATGTTTCGTTACTCAGACAAACCGATTCTAGGGAAACTCGAAACGAGTCCAGTCTTGGAGGCAGCAAAGCCTAATGATGCAGCGGGAGATAAAGACGAGTTTATTCGTTTGCAAAGCGAGTTACTTAACCGACTCAGACAAGAAGCTGCAGCAGGTGGAGTTAAGAGGAAGTATGCTCAAGGAAATGGTACTGGTCCACAACCTAACACAACATTCTTCGCTTCCGTGCAGTGCACGCCAGATTTGTCTGAGAGAGACTGCAACAAATGTCTCAACTATGGTTTTGGGAACGCGACCAAAGGGAGATTAGGGCTCAGATGGTTTTGTCCTAGCTGTAGCTTTCAGATAGAGACTAACTTGAGATTCTTCCTTATCGAGAGCGAGTATGAGTCTGATCTACCAAGAAAACCAAGACCAGAACAga GTTCTGCTTGGATGAGCAAGAACGAGAGACGACTACTTATCCATGACTGGACAGAAGGTGTTGTCTGTTGA